Proteins encoded in a region of the Tachyglossus aculeatus isolate mTacAcu1 chromosome 11, mTacAcu1.pri, whole genome shotgun sequence genome:
- the EIF1 gene encoding eukaryotic translation initiation factor 1 — MSAIQNLHSFDPFADASKGDDLLPAGTEDYIHIRIQQRNGRKTLTTVQGIADDYDKKKLVKAFKKKFACNGTVIEHPEYGEVIQLQGDQRKNICQFLVEIGLAKDDQLKVHGF; from the exons ATGTCCGCTATCCAGAACCTCCACTCTTTCG ACCCCTTTGCTGATGCAAGTAAGGGTGATGACCTGCTTCCTGCCGGGACTGAGGATTATATCCATATAAGAATTCAGCAGAGGAACGGCCGTAAGACCCTCACCACCGTCCAGGGCATCGCTGATGATTACGATAAAAAGAAACTAGTGAAGGCGTTCAAGAAG AAATTCGCCTGCAATGGTACTGTGATCGAACACCCGGAGTATGGCGAAGTGATCCAGCTGCAGGGTGACCAGCGCAAGAACATATGCCAGTTCCTCGTTGAG ATCGGGCTGGCCAAGGATGACCAGCTGAAGGTTCACGGGTTTTAA